The Phragmites australis chromosome 1, lpPhrAust1.1, whole genome shotgun sequence genomic interval GTTGATGGCCCGAGCGCAGAATCTCAAGCAGATCCCAGCCGAGATGAACTCTAGATTCTCCAGATAGTTCGCAGACATCGGCGAGCAGTTGATGACCCAAGAGCAGAATCTTAAGTAGATCCCAGGCATCAAGGGGGACATCTCCGACTTAAAGAACCAGGTGGTGGCTCACAACCTGGCGATCTCTGGGGAACTCGAGCGGATCTGGGCACGGCCTAGCACTCGACGACGAAGAAGAGACGATTGACGACACGACCAAGACCAAGCGTAGCGCGCAACCGCTGAAAAAGCCTCAGGAGACGACCGACAACCACGACAAGCGGGTCATGGCGTGCTACTAAGCTGGATTTCCCTCGCTATAACAGAAAGGGCAACCCCTGCCATGGCTCAACAAGTGTGAACAATTTTTTAGGGGAGTATAGACGCCGGAAAACCGCAAGGTGTGGTTCGCTTCGTTCCACATGGAGGACAACGCGCAACAGTGGTACTTCAAGTTGGAGCGGGACCATGACATGCCGTCATGGGGGAGCTTCGTCGAGCACGTACATCATTGTTTCGGGCCGCCAATTCAAGATAATCACCTGGGCAAGCTTTCTCAGCTTCGGCGAACCAGGACAATGGCAGATTACCAAGAGAAGCTCCTGGCGCTAGTTTGATGCTGCAACGACGTGACCGACAGATCTTCACGACGGGCCTCCTAAATCCTCTACGGACGGAAGTCGAGCTCAAACACCTGCAGACGCTGGAAAAAGCCATGTACTTGCCCCCCGCATTCGAGAGACGTGCTCGGGTACAAGCAGCAGTTGACACACCACGCGCGTGACCCAGTGCGCCACGGGCGGCCGCCCCAACGAAGGAGCAACCGGGGGGCGAGGCGACGATTGGGAACGCTGCTCCGCGCCTGCGACGCTTCAAGTATTTAACACCGCGGAGATGGCTGATCGCCAGGTGAAGGGTCTTTGCTTCAACTGTGATGAGAAGTTCGGGCCACTCGACTACCCTGATGGCGGCAGGGGCTACAAGTTCGATAGGGAGCCAGAGGAGCCAGAAATCTCGTTGCAAACGCTCTCGAGCATCAAGCACAGTGAGACCATGAGATTGTCGATGGTCATTAGCCGCAAGACATTCCAGGCGCTTCTCGACTCAGGCTCGACTCATAATTTCCTGTCCGAGGAAGCTACGCGCGAGGCCGGCCTCATGCCCAGTGATCGACCCGGGCTCAATGTTGCGATGGCAAACGGCAACTGAGTTTCAAGCTTGAGCGTCTACCATGGCGAAAACATGCGCATCGGAGATGAGACGTTCAAACTGGATTTCTACGCCATATTACTAGGCGAACATGACGTGGTCCTCAGAGTGCAATGGTTGCACACTCTCAAGCCGGTCGTATGGGATTTCGACCACATGACCATGTTCTTTTGGCAATCGTATCAACGTGTGACTTGGAAGCATAtgaagagaggtggtccacgaccagTGCTGCAAGCCTGTACCGCGCAAAATCTGCTAGAGGCACTGTTGGCCGAGTTCCAAGAGCTCTTCGAAGAACCATCAGGGTTGCCGCCCGCCCGTGATTGCGACCATCGCATTCATCTAATGCCGGGCACAGGCCCGGTGGTGGTGCGACCATCTCGATATCCTCCATTGCAAAAGAACGAGTTGGAACGCCAATGCGCCAGCATGCTACAACACGTCTTGATTCGCAAAAGCACATCGGCCTATTAGTTCCCGTACTGCTTGTAAGAAAACAAGATGGACCTAGCGTTTTCACATGGACTACCGAGCGCTAAACGAAAAAACAGTGAAGGACAAGTTCCATATTCCCGTCGTCGAGGAGCTGCTGGACGAGATGAAGGGCATGTGCTTCTTCACCAAGCTAGGCCTATGCTCGGGCTATCACCAAGTCCGGATGCACATCCCGGACATACACAAAACGGCATTCCGGACCATGAAGGTCTGTTTGAGTTCACGATGATGCCATTCAGCCTTATGAACATGTCGACGACGCTCCTTGCCCTTATGAACTCCGTCTTGCGGCCCTACTTACATCGGTTTGTGCTTGTCTTCTTTGacgatattttgatctatagccaTTCGCCTTGTACTCCAACTTTTGCAGCAACACTGGTTGTTCCTGAAACGATCCAATGCTACTTCgggggagagggaggtggcctATCTCGGCCACGTGGTGTTGGCAAGTGGCATCGCCATGGACCCGTCAAAGATCTAGGCGATCACAGACTGGCCGCGTCCCACGTCGGTATGTGCACTCTAAGGCTTCTTAGGGCTCGTGGGATACTACCGCAAGTTCATCAAGAACTTCGGAGCGATCGTCGCACCATTGACGAGCCTCCTCAAGAAGGAAGGCTTCTCTTGGTCGTCCGAGGCTGAGCACGCCTTCACTGAGCTCAAACACGCTTACACGCCCTAATGACGATACATGTTCTCCAGTTGCCAAACTTCATTGTCGACTTCATAGTGGAGTGCGATGCATCGGGCTCAGGCTTTGGGGCAGTGCTCCATCAGATCAGGGCGAAGGGGCAATTGCATATTTCAACAAGCACACGTCGGCAAGGCATATGAAGCTGGCGGCCTATGAGAAGGAGTTGATTAGCCTAGTGTACGCGGTGCGCCATTGGCGCCTGTACCTTTGGGGGCATGCTTTCATCGTCAAGACCAACCAGTATGTCCTGAAATACTTGTTGGATCAACGTCTCTTGACAATCCCACAACATCGCTGGGCCAGCAAAATGTTTGGTTATGATTTCAGGGTCGAATTCAAGCCTGGCAAGCTCACGGTGGCTTATGCGCTTTCACGCCGTGACACTCCGGAAGACAAGGGCGGACACCTCTCGGCGATCTCAGAACCACGATTCGATCTCCTGGAAGACATTTGTTAGGAGACAACCACTGTGCCCGAGCTGGTGGAGTTAGCGGCCAAGGTGAGCCATGGCAACATGGGGGCCGGGTGGGAGGTGCGTAACGATCTAGTCCTCCATGACCGTCGGGTGCACATTCGCGTCGCATCTCCACTAGTGGCCACCATCCTCATGGTTGCGCACAAACCTGGGCATGAGGGCATGCAGAAGACCCTTCATCGGGTGCGTTACAACTTCGAATGGGCCAACATGAGGCGCGATATGGAGGAGTTTGTACGCGCTTGCGCCGTCTGTCAAAGGAACAAGGTGCCAACGCTGCATCCTGCGGGTTTGCTGCAGTCTCTACCAGCACCCGAACAGGTTTGGGAGGATGTGGCGATGGACTTCATCAAGGCGCTTCCAAGGGTACATGGAAGGTCGGTGATCATGACGGTTGTCGACCATTTTTCCAAGTACGCTCATTTTGTTCCCCTGGCACACTCGTATACAATGGAGACTGTGGCCCGTGCATTCTTCACCAACATCGTACACCTCCACGGACTGTCGGTCACCATAGTCTTTGATTGGGACCCGGTGTTTACTAGCTGGTTTTGGCAAGAGCTCTTTAAGTTCTCCGGCGTCCGGCTACTCATGAGCACCGCCTTCCATCCTCAGACGAAGGGGCAGTCCGAGGCGGTGAATAAGGTGATCACCATGTATCTCAGGTGCATGACTGGAGACCGGCCGCATCAATGGATCCAGTGGCTACCATGGGATGAGTACTTCTACATCACCTCCTACCACACAACGCTCTAGACGACTCCGTTTTGCATGGTCTATGGCCGCGATCTGCCTTCACTGCAAATATATAATTTGGGAACTGCCAGAGTGGTTCCTGCTGATCAAATACTGAAGGACCgagatgcctttcttcaagaggtCCATGAGCATCTTCTCCAAGCTCAGCAACACAACAAGCATTTCTATGACGACAAGCATTGGCAGTTGTTCTTTGAAGTAGACCGGTGGGTTTGGTTGTGCCTCCACCATCGCACTGCTACAACTCTCTATGACGCTACTCCGAACAAGGTGTCTGCGTGTTTCTACATGCCCTACAAGGTGATTGAGCGCATTGGATACGTGGCTTATCGCCTAGATTTGCATCCAAGAGCCCGTTCGCATCCGATGTTCCACGTTAACCTCTTGAAGCCATTCATTGGAGAACCACCGAAAGCGCCACCATCGCTGCCACCGGTTCATAATGGGCGTGCCATTCCAACGCCTAACCGTGTGGTGCGCTCCTGGCTATGCCATGGTGAGTGGCAGATATTGGTGCAGTGAATGGGAAGACCAACGTCAGAAGCCTCTTGGGAGAGTGTTCCAGAGTTTTGGCTCTGTTACCCAGCGTTCCAGCTTGACGATGAGCTGTTTcccgagggagggagagatgtcATGTGGGGACGGCAGTACAAGTGCAGGCACAAGGAGTCCCAGGCAACGGCTTCTTCAGATTGATAAGTTAGAGATAAATTAGAAATAAGATAGATGAGTTAGAGATAAATTAGATTTGGTTAGAGATAAGAATTGGTTAGTTTGAATTGTTAGGCACCAAGGCTATATAATGCCACCAGATTCATTTGATCAAGCAAGAAGAGAAAACCCCAAAACCACCCTATCCCGAGCCTTGTCCCTAGGCACGACGCCACAGCACCGCCCAAGTTCAAGCGCTCAGCTCTGCGACCTCAAAACCTTCCTTCCCTCCACCACCACTTCATTCGTTCACGGTGCCCTTCCACCGACTATGACAATCACTGTGAAGTTTTTCAAACTCACTAGTTCCACGTGTATCAATTCCAGAGCGTATTTCTTCAATAGTCATTACTTCCAATCCATTATCCTTTACCTGCAAGCACAAGGCAAAGagaaatattattattatgacACAATGAACAAATTGCCGCTATTTCTTCATAGGGAAAATTGCTAGCTTCTCAGGAAATATGTCAAACAGAAAAGGAAGACTTacaaagttcaatatgtaattGGCCCAATCCTGTATCCGTAGCCAAAGAATAAGGCACTTTTTGTGACCTTTGTCCATCCACTCTGCACGTCCTGCAGTTTCAGCATGATTTCAAACAGATGCTGAACATCAAACCAAATTACACCACACTGCCTAAATTTACCATAAAAACTGCAACAATAACTAAATTTTTTAGCAGTGTACAGAATGAACCTTCATTAACAAGAGCTGCGAGGAACACTTcctttgcttcatggctaaGAGATCCTGCATTACACAAAGCCTATAAATTCAGTACACAAAAATATAGTAGTTTAGTCTAGTGAAATAATTTTACATGTATAACTAATACGGCATGCTCAAAATGACCCTCTGTGCAAATTACCATTATGCCAGAGTACTAAGCATAAATTTTCAGAGAAACAAATGATCTCTACAATTACTCTAATAAGACATATTTTGGATGAATAGCAGGAAGCAATGTGTCAAAGATAGGATTAAGATAAATGAATATTACTCTCAATCTTGGGATTGGAGAACAAGGGAAAATCTTCTTCCAGGGAgattatatgtatattttgGCTTCTACAGTAATCAAGTATCAGATCTTTCCATAGCTGCACTTGTGTTTCCCGTGTTTCACGCACAGGCTGCAAACTGCATATTAGCATGCTACAACTGTCAGTTCTGATATTCGAAAGAACGGTTGAAAACAACTTCTAGTGGAGTTTTTTCAGAGATTTAGATATAATGAAGCGGGAGTTTGGTAATGAATAAGCATGTAAATGCAGTTATTCATCAATTGATACGAATAGGCTCTTAAAACACGGGAGAAGTATCACCATCCAATGGAAGACAACTAGCTATGAAATAAAAACATCACAATTCTACATAGAGTACCAATATGATAGGAAACTAACATTCATGTACAAGATATTGCTTCAGACTATTACTTTTCAAGAACAAAATATCGATTCAGATATGTTAAACTAGTGCATAACCTTGAAAATGTAGTTTAGCAATACTCTGGCGTTAGTGGTCATAGTCTATAACATGTCCTGTGATACCTAATTTACATTAAAGTGTAACCACAAACCAATTATGTACTCTGTTGTTTGTCCAGCAAACTAAGTTCAATGCCAAACTAACAGTTCATCATGGGAATTGGATAGATGGTATACTCCCTAAACTAAAAACTCTGCAGAAATAGAAAACAAGCACGAGCGGTATGTCACAATACTGTTTTTAGACAGACTAATCCACTACGTAAGCATAAAAGCAAGTATCTGAACCACAATAGTACATTAGTACTTGAACGCTAGGAGCACAAAATTTCTATCGATTTTTTCGCCCTGAAAACACTGATTAAATCTACACCCATCACCAATTCAGCAATATCTCGAAGTCACTTCTTCCTCGTACTGCTGCGAATTTCGCAGATAACAGAATTATGTATCGTGAACTTGTAGCATTGTTGTTGACCGCACGGGAAGGCCTCGTCTAACGTTCACTTGAGAGTTCATAGTTGGACGAAAAACAAAAGGCAgcggagagagaaagagaggagggatTACGTGAAGTATGGCGGGTAGTTGAAAAAGGGAGGGAGCCTGAAATCCCCCAGCTTCTGCATCTCCGCAACAGCGCccgctcaaaaaaaaaaatccacggTTTCCCTGCAGCAATCCGATCTGCCAAACGCGGATTAACGCCGCTCACCAAACGCGAACTGCATGCGGAAAGATAAACTCGTATTACTACTCCACCACGCAGCACGAAAATCGCAGCGAAGTACTCTGATTGGACTACCATcccagaaagggagaaagatTGGACTGGACTCTGATTGCTCATAGCACAGGAAGGGAAGATCCAGAATAAAACCAACTTGTAGGAGGATCCATCCGAGCAAGCTCCATCCTTACCAGTGGACGCAGAAATCAACCCCCAAGTCCGGACGGGGACGGATCTGAACTTCCAGCACCAGCAGAGGGGAGGAGGCCCGGGCAACGAGCCAACGACTACGAGAGAAGAATCCGAGATGACGCGAGCATCGGTGGAAGGGAACTTGGAGGTGCCGTGTGGGTTCGGCGAGGGGCCGGGACGGGAGGAGGGCGTCACGAGCCGACCGCCGGCGGCCGGGGAGGCGAAATTGAGGAGAGGCTCTGGCTTCATTTTGGGCTTGAAATCTTCTTCTATCTAACTAGCCCATCCTGATAAGCCCATATGGCCTAAAATTAATAGGCTCGCGATACCTATCGGGCCGGGCCACCAGTGTTGACTTACCAGGCTTGGGGCGGTTGGACATGCACGTACGTGAAGCATTTCTCCGTCAGCGAGACGAGAGCAAAGGGGCCTGGCAAGTTtggatatttttatatttcgaaaaacaaaaaaatgtgaaaataggcattcatttgaaaaaaattacaaaactaaggATACTGCTGCCCGTTGAATGTAGAatgatgctataatctagctcttaaaaaaatacaactcAACCAATTACTTGTGCCATGAGAATAAATGTTATTATGCAGAGCCTGACACATTCTatgcaataatttttttttgattctCACTGTACAGATTACATTTTCGTCTAAAAACATTTGGATAGCTAGATGGTAGTATCCTATACATCACTAATTTTTTTGAACTTCTCATGATTATTTCaaaagtattttgaattttaagagcaataaaatgtaacatttttttatttttaaactcgTTGCCCATTGGTATAGCGAATATGATCTTTTTAGAGCATGTGtctgattttaatgattaatgtaACATAGTTAATatgactaatatatttatcaagtatattttttttaagtatatctCATAGATATATtatatgaagaagtcatcgaagtgaaactcaagaaagtttgaattgaacgagttcagagaaaattgcactcactgaatgatccggtgatcaGTAAAGTATACACGCCAAAGCATTTTTCAAGAGCGGTATTTTGGTGCAAAGGAGTTTTGTACATaacggatggtccgacgatcaTAAgcttgtgcacaccagagcattctcagatgaagatgaaaatgcaatacatgttggatg includes:
- the LOC133917041 gene encoding vacuolar protein sorting-associated protein 25-like, producing the protein MQKLGDFRLPPFFNYPPYFTLQPVRETRETQVQLWKDLILDYCRSQNIHIISLEEDFPLFSNPKIERSLSHEAKEVFLAALVNEGRAEWMDKGHKKCLILWLRIQDWANYILNFVKDNGLEVMTIEEIRSGIDTRGTKLAGIDRGVLMRALRLLEQKGKAAVFKGTSADDEGVKFSV